From Acidobacteriota bacterium:
CGGGACAACACATCTTCCAGCTTCCAACCGAAGGAATCTCAATTGACGAGGTTGAAATGTCGCTTGTGCAGCAAGCCATGCAATTAAGTGGCGGCAATCAAACCAACGCCGCCAAGCTGCTGCGGATATCCCGTGACCAGTTACGCTACCGCCTTAAGAAATTGGAAGGACAGGAAGTGACAAGGTGACCAATTGACAAGGTGACAGGGTGACAGGGTGACCAATTGACAAGGTGGCCAGTTGATACGGAATATACAGGAACCACAGAAAACAAATACAAATTATTCAACAGTTTCTGGGATTTCAACCGAATACAAACCGAGAAAATATTTATCTCAAAAACCATAGTCACCTTGTCACCTTGTCACCTTGTCACCTTGTCACCTTGTCACCTTGTCACCTGGTCACCTGGTCACCCTGTCACATTGTCACTTCAGTCAAATTGTCAAGAATGAGTCACACCGAGTTTTATTTTGCCAAAATTGCCGCCGCTTTTGTTCGTGGGACACTTTCAGATTCAACACTCATTCCAGGTCAGCTTGAAGAACTATGGACGGCGCCACTGGAAGCATTGCTTGAGTCAGAAATTGAAGCCATTGTTCAGTTTGGCCTTGATCAGGGATTGAGGCTCCATCGCTTTAAGCGAACCATGGGACTGGCGCGTGTTCATCGGGTTTTGGGTATTTTGAAAGGGATGTCACCGGAAGCTTTGCTCGATATCGGGAGTGGTCGCGGAGCTTTTTTATGGCCACTCATCGAGGAATTTCCAGAAATTCCAGTTACGGCCATTGATTGCGACCTCAAACGGGTCATTGATATCCGTGCTGTTGGCAGTGGGGGAATTCCCCGTCTTTCTGCCCATGAAATGGATGTGATGAATCTGAACTTTCTCGATCACGCTTTCGACGTAGTCACGGCCCTTGAGGTCCTGGAGCACATTCCAGCATTTGAACAGGCAATCCGTGAATGTTGTCGCGTGGC
This genomic window contains:
- a CDS encoding class I SAM-dependent methyltransferase produces the protein MSHTEFYFAKIAAAFVRGTLSDSTLIPGQLEELWTAPLEALLESEIEAIVQFGLDQGLRLHRFKRTMGLARVHRVLGILKGMSPEALLDIGSGRGAFLWPLIEEFPEIPVTAIDCDLKRVIDIRAVGSGGIPRLSAHEMDVMNLNFLDHAFDVVTALEVLEHIPAFEQAIRECCRVARRFVIISVPSHEDDNPEHIHLFDQTRLVETLRASGANRVTCEYVLNHLIVVAGM